One part of the Bacillota bacterium genome encodes these proteins:
- a CDS encoding iron ABC transporter permease produces the protein MKLFLFLLFGCLLLLFFILNIALGSVRIPLGEVCKALLHREANQVYQSVVWEIRLPRALAAVFGGAALATSGLLLQIFFRNPIVDPYVLGVSSGATLVVALLMLTGLALGIGAAPPFLLSAAALAGAAGVVGLVVTVASRVKNVVTLLVIGLMIGYLCSAGSSILIAFAEKEKVHGFVLWTLGSFSGFCWDETAVLAVGGILLLGGSYFLCKPLNALLLGEDYAQSMGVNIKMLRILIVLFSSGLAALVTAFAGPVAFIGLAGPHLARLALDTSDNKLLIPATVLLGGLVATMCDLAARLAFSPVELPVSAVTALFGAPLVISLLLRRRTSL, from the coding sequence TTGAAGCTTTTCCTGTTTCTTCTGTTCGGGTGCCTGCTGCTCCTCTTCTTTATCTTAAACATTGCCCTTGGTTCGGTTCGCATCCCCCTGGGGGAGGTCTGCAAAGCCTTGCTCCACCGGGAGGCAAACCAGGTCTACCAGAGCGTGGTTTGGGAGATCCGCCTCCCCCGCGCCCTTGCCGCCGTGTTCGGGGGAGCGGCCCTGGCCACCAGCGGGCTGCTTTTGCAGATCTTTTTTCGCAATCCCATCGTTGACCCTTACGTCTTAGGGGTCTCTTCTGGCGCCACCCTGGTGGTTGCTCTCCTGATGCTTACAGGATTGGCCCTGGGAATAGGCGCGGCCCCGCCCTTTTTGCTGAGCGCCGCCGCCCTTGCCGGCGCTGCGGGGGTGGTCGGCCTGGTAGTGACCGTGGCGAGCCGGGTAAAAAACGTTGTCACCCTGCTGGTGATCGGGTTAATGATCGGCTACCTGTGCAGCGCCGGAAGCAGCATCCTGATCGCCTTTGCCGAGAAGGAGAAGGTGCACGGCTTCGTCCTCTGGACCCTGGGCAGCTTCTCCGGCTTTTGCTGGGACGAAACGGCAGTCCTGGCGGTGGGTGGCATCCTTTTGCTGGGGGGATCTTATTTTCTCTGCAAACCGCTCAATGCACTGCTCCTGGGAGAAGATTATGCCCAGAGCATGGGGGTAAACATCAAAATGCTCCGGATTTTAATCGTCCTGTTCTCCAGCGGCCTTGCCGCACTGGTGACGGCTTTTGCGGGGCCCGTTGCCTTCATCGGCCTGGCGGGTCCCCACCTCGCCCGGCTTGCGCTGGACACTTCGGACAATAAGCTCCTGATCCCGGCGACGGTCCTGCTGGGAGGGCTGGTCGCCACCATGTGCGACCTGGCGGCCCGCCTCGCCTTCTCACCCGTGGAGCTGCCGGTCAGTGCCGTCACCGCTTTGTTCGGCGCACCCCTTGTGATCAGTTTGCTCCTGCGAAGGAGGACCAGCCTGTGA
- a CDS encoding ABC transporter ATP-binding protein gives MNAVIKASKLAVGYGSRTVVEGINLEALKGQLICLLGPNGSGKSTILRCLAGLLAPLKGAVYLKGRLLSALESKDLAQTLAVVLTERPSPGLVTVFELAAMGRYPYTSFLGRLSGEDREKTWEALHFVNAHDLAERCFGELSDGEKQKVLLARALVQDPEVIVLDEPTTHLDVKHRLEVMAILRQLTREKGITVLLSLHEIDLALKYCEMALLVKEGKILAWGPPEEVLSDEMVASLYDMESARFSHCLGGIELKSGGGTGVFVLAGAGSGASLYRLLNKHGFSVATGVIHENDIDCHVARAMGASVVGEKPFEEISASSLEWAVFFGRQAASVIDAGYPVGSLNRRNVELTRELLAQGKVIYCLRSREEAKVLYGAEAARLVFCSSPVALVEMLNRREANE, from the coding sequence GTGAACGCGGTAATAAAAGCCTCGAAGCTGGCCGTGGGCTACGGCAGCAGGACGGTTGTCGAGGGTATTAACCTGGAGGCCTTAAAAGGACAGCTGATCTGTCTTTTGGGCCCCAACGGCTCCGGGAAATCCACCATCTTGCGCTGCCTGGCCGGGCTGCTGGCTCCCCTGAAAGGCGCGGTTTATCTTAAGGGCCGGTTATTATCTGCTCTGGAGTCGAAGGACCTCGCTCAGACCCTGGCTGTAGTCTTAACAGAGCGCCCTTCTCCGGGCCTGGTAACCGTCTTCGAGCTGGCGGCGATGGGGAGGTATCCCTACACCAGCTTTCTCGGGCGCCTCTCCGGGGAAGACAGGGAAAAAACCTGGGAGGCCCTGCACTTTGTGAATGCCCATGATCTGGCAGAGAGGTGCTTCGGCGAACTGAGCGATGGGGAGAAGCAGAAGGTGCTCCTGGCCCGGGCGCTGGTCCAGGACCCGGAGGTGATTGTGCTGGACGAGCCCACCACCCATCTGGACGTGAAGCACCGCCTGGAGGTGATGGCCATTTTGCGGCAGCTCACCAGGGAAAAGGGGATTACCGTACTCCTCTCCCTGCATGAAATCGACCTGGCCTTGAAGTACTGCGAAATGGCGCTCCTTGTGAAGGAGGGAAAGATCCTTGCCTGGGGGCCGCCGGAAGAGGTCTTGAGCGACGAAATGGTGGCCTCCCTTTACGATATGGAGTCTGCCCGGTTCAGCCACTGCCTGGGCGGCATTGAACTGAAGAGCGGCGGAGGGACAGGTGTCTTTGTCCTGGCCGGCGCCGGGAGCGGCGCCTCCCTTTACCGTCTGCTGAACAAACATGGCTTCAGCGTGGCAACGGGCGTGATTCACGAGAACGACATCGACTGCCACGTGGCCAGAGCCATGGGGGCATCTGTTGTCGGTGAAAAGCCCTTTGAAGAAATCAGCGCAAGCTCTTTGGAGTGGGCGGTTTTTTTCGGCCGGCAGGCCGCCTCCGTGATTGACGCCGGCTACCCGGTGGGGTCCCTGAACAGGCGCAACGTAGAGCTGACAAGAGAGCTACTGGCTCAGGGCAAGGTAATCTACTGCCTGCGCAGCAGGGAGGAGGCAAAAGTTCTCTACGGGGCTGAGGCGGCGCGGCTGGTTTTCTGCTCCAGCCCCGTTGCGCTGGTGGAAATGCTGAACAGGCGGGAAGCAAATGAGTGA
- a CDS encoding flavin reductase family protein: MKTALRQLPWPVTLIGSFHEGRHNLMTASWVSQVSFKPPLVMVSIAPERFTYELVSASGEFVVSILAADQAEIAQFCGSRSGRDVDKVKALGLKTLPGKTVKVPLLEDCLANLECRVAATHPAGDHAIFIGEVVGGEVQRPEAEPLVVRDWKWGRYVKAEA, translated from the coding sequence GTGAAAACAGCCCTGCGCCAGCTTCCCTGGCCCGTGACCCTGATCGGGAGCTTTCATGAGGGCCGCCACAACCTCATGACAGCTTCCTGGGTGAGCCAGGTTTCCTTCAAGCCCCCGCTGGTGATGGTTTCGATTGCTCCGGAGCGCTTTACCTACGAACTCGTCTCCGCCTCCGGGGAATTCGTCGTCAGCATCCTCGCCGCCGACCAGGCGGAGATCGCTCAGTTCTGCGGCAGCCGCTCCGGAAGAGATGTGGACAAGGTAAAGGCCCTGGGCCTGAAAACCCTCCCTGGAAAAACTGTCAAGGTTCCGCTTCTCGAGGACTGCCTCGCCAACCTCGAGTGCCGGGTAGCGGCCACCCACCCTGCCGGTGACCACGCGATCTTCATCGGAGAGGTTGTGGGAGGCGAGGTCCAGAGGCCCGAGGCGGAGCCTCTCGTGGTCCGCGACTGGAAGTGGGGGCGTTACGTGAAAGCAGAAGCCTGA
- the cobN gene encoding cobaltochelatase subunit CobN produces the protein MGFKILFCTAIEGELVTLSRAVRSLISEHGPVVEVIARSRRELQSAEKIEELLKIVPRCHLILLHLMGGPDSLPGFNLLTGLAREKNIPLAVLPSTGDNVSELLALSSLPADEYRLVCSYVSYGGEANLRNLLLWAANRFLSKGPPVEEPKPLPWEGLYHPDFREESALMAYLEEKIKEKKRPVIGILFYQSYWVAGNTSFVDELIREIEGQGGIALPVFLYATRNDELGCRGIEWALANYFTRDGQPLVNAVVTTLMFSQTMATPTINRPAGENFYRKLGVPLIKAIISLTSCAEWEESLQGLGPLDVVMSVALPEFDGALITVPIATREEEEQDPLTGATLSRYFPVGERVKKVASLALRWAKLRHKPNREKRVAIILHNYPPRNDRIGCAFGLDTPVSVHRLLLALKERGYRVEDLPADGAALMEKILSGLTNERGWLDPRELERRAAARVEQETYEKWFAAFPARAQEMLARDWGDPPGEVFAYGKHLLVPGVFLGNIFIGIQPVRGFLEDPSHIYHSPDLAPPHHYLAYYRWLRDEFKADLVFHIGKHGSLEWLPGKGIGLSQACFPDLVFPDLPHVYPYIINNPGEGTQAKRRSHACIIDHLIPVMTRADTYDELAEVEALVKDYHTAKTLDPSKLPALRGLIWERVKAVHLDHDLGISREEAGKDWESFLERLHTYLCEVKDTLIRDGLHILGQPPEGDRLVEMLLALTRLPNGPVPSLREQVAGYLGHDYTSLLENPGYFSGEHNCTYGEILEEIDRKGRALLKAFARENYAREKAVDVTRQVLGKEDEGIGRVLAYVAETLVPALRATEQELVNCLTALEGAYIPPGPSGAPTRGMAEILPTGRNFYSIDPQAIPTRAAWHTGQALADALLERYRQAEGKYPENIGMVIWATNTMRTGGDDVAEALYLMGVRPVWEKSGRVKGLEVIPLEELGRPRIDITIRASGLFRDAFLNVIHLLDQAVEMVASLDEPEELNFLAAHVQAEVEEKVGAGMEPERARREALWRVFSDRPGCYGAGVSNLVTAKNWKDEKDFAEVYITWGGYAYSRQAYGEDAREPFRRRLATLEATVKNEDTREIDMFDSDDFYSYHGGMVAAVKAVRGSLPASFSGDSSDPARVRVRTLGEEARFIFRSRVLNPKWIESMKRHGYKGAGDLSHLVEVAFGWDATAEVLEDWMYEELARKYVFDPAMQHWFKEVNPWALQNITEHLLEAIERGMWQAGREMAEALRDIYLDIEAELEARTES, from the coding sequence TTGGGCTTCAAGATTTTGTTTTGCACTGCCATCGAAGGGGAACTGGTTACCTTAAGCAGAGCCGTAAGGTCCCTGATCTCTGAACACGGCCCCGTGGTCGAGGTCATTGCCCGCTCGAGGCGGGAACTCCAAAGCGCCGAGAAAATCGAGGAACTCCTCAAGATCGTCCCCCGGTGCCACCTGATTCTGCTCCACCTGATGGGCGGCCCCGATTCCCTGCCTGGCTTCAATCTGCTCACAGGACTGGCCCGGGAGAAAAACATTCCTCTGGCTGTGTTGCCTTCAACAGGGGATAATGTTTCCGAGTTGTTGGCCCTGAGTTCGCTTCCAGCCGACGAATACCGCCTCGTCTGCTCATATGTCAGCTATGGCGGTGAAGCCAACCTCAGAAACCTCCTCCTGTGGGCGGCCAACCGCTTCCTCAGCAAGGGCCCCCCGGTAGAGGAGCCAAAACCCCTGCCCTGGGAAGGCCTCTACCACCCCGACTTCCGGGAGGAGAGCGCTCTTATGGCGTACCTGGAGGAAAAGATCAAAGAAAAGAAGAGACCTGTAATCGGGATCCTCTTTTACCAGAGCTACTGGGTGGCGGGAAACACGAGCTTCGTTGACGAGCTGATCCGGGAAATCGAAGGCCAGGGAGGAATAGCCCTGCCAGTTTTCCTCTACGCCACGCGAAACGACGAACTCGGATGCCGGGGGATCGAGTGGGCGCTCGCAAATTATTTCACCAGAGACGGCCAGCCCCTGGTCAATGCCGTGGTGACCACCCTGATGTTCTCGCAAACAATGGCTACCCCCACCATCAACCGCCCGGCAGGAGAAAACTTTTACCGGAAACTAGGCGTTCCTTTGATCAAGGCCATCATCTCGCTCACTTCCTGCGCGGAGTGGGAGGAGAGCCTCCAGGGACTCGGCCCTCTCGACGTGGTGATGAGCGTCGCCCTCCCCGAGTTTGACGGTGCCCTGATCACCGTTCCCATCGCCACCCGTGAGGAAGAAGAGCAGGACCCCCTTACCGGAGCAACGTTGAGCAGGTACTTCCCGGTAGGGGAGCGGGTGAAAAAGGTAGCCTCTCTGGCCTTGCGCTGGGCAAAGCTCAGGCACAAGCCTAACCGGGAGAAAAGGGTGGCCATCATCCTCCACAACTACCCGCCCCGCAACGACCGCATCGGCTGCGCCTTTGGTCTGGACACCCCGGTTAGCGTCCATCGCCTGCTGCTGGCGCTAAAGGAGAGGGGGTACCGCGTTGAAGACCTTCCCGCCGACGGGGCTGCGCTGATGGAGAAGATCTTGTCCGGCCTCACCAACGAGCGGGGCTGGCTCGACCCCAGGGAGCTGGAACGCCGGGCGGCAGCGCGGGTAGAGCAGGAAACTTACGAAAAATGGTTTGCCGCTTTTCCGGCCCGGGCCCAGGAAATGCTGGCAAGAGATTGGGGTGACCCTCCTGGGGAGGTTTTTGCTTATGGAAAGCACCTCCTCGTGCCGGGCGTCTTCCTGGGGAACATCTTCATCGGCATCCAGCCCGTGCGCGGCTTTCTCGAAGACCCCTCTCACATCTACCACAGCCCGGACCTGGCGCCACCTCATCACTACCTTGCCTATTACCGGTGGCTGCGGGACGAATTCAAGGCCGATCTCGTCTTCCACATCGGGAAGCACGGCTCCCTGGAATGGCTTCCCGGTAAAGGGATCGGGCTTTCCCAAGCTTGCTTCCCGGACCTTGTCTTCCCGGATCTGCCTCACGTCTACCCCTATATTATCAACAACCCCGGCGAGGGAACCCAGGCCAAGCGGCGCTCCCACGCCTGCATCATCGACCACCTCATCCCCGTGATGACCAGGGCCGACACTTACGATGAGCTGGCCGAAGTGGAGGCGCTGGTTAAGGATTACCACACCGCCAAGACCCTCGACCCCTCGAAGCTCCCGGCCCTGCGCGGCCTGATCTGGGAGCGGGTGAAGGCTGTCCACCTCGACCACGACCTCGGCATCTCCAGGGAAGAAGCCGGGAAAGACTGGGAGAGCTTCCTGGAGCGCCTCCATACCTACCTCTGCGAAGTCAAGGACACCCTGATCCGTGACGGGCTCCATATCCTGGGCCAACCCCCCGAAGGTGACCGGCTCGTGGAGATGCTGCTTGCCCTCACCAGGTTGCCAAACGGGCCGGTTCCCTCCCTGCGCGAGCAGGTGGCCGGGTACTTGGGACACGACTACACCTCTCTTTTGGAAAACCCTGGATATTTTTCAGGTGAGCATAACTGCACCTACGGCGAGATCCTGGAAGAGATCGACAGGAAGGGCCGCGCCCTTCTCAAGGCTTTCGCAAGGGAAAACTACGCCCGGGAAAAAGCGGTGGATGTCACGAGGCAGGTGCTGGGAAAAGAAGACGAGGGGATCGGCCGGGTGCTGGCATATGTTGCCGAAACTCTGGTCCCGGCTCTCAGGGCCACGGAGCAGGAGCTTGTCAATTGTCTTACGGCCTTAGAAGGGGCCTATATTCCGCCCGGGCCCTCCGGGGCGCCGACGCGGGGGATGGCCGAGATCCTCCCGACCGGACGCAACTTCTACTCAATTGACCCCCAGGCAATCCCCACCCGGGCCGCCTGGCATACGGGACAGGCGCTTGCCGATGCTTTACTGGAACGGTATCGCCAGGCTGAAGGGAAGTACCCTGAAAACATCGGGATGGTGATCTGGGCCACCAACACCATGCGGACAGGAGGTGATGATGTTGCCGAGGCCCTCTACCTCATGGGAGTCCGCCCGGTCTGGGAGAAAAGCGGGCGGGTCAAGGGATTAGAAGTAATTCCCCTCGAGGAGCTGGGGCGGCCGCGCATCGATATCACCATCCGGGCGAGCGGGCTTTTCCGGGATGCCTTCCTCAACGTGATTCACCTTTTAGACCAGGCAGTAGAAATGGTTGCCTCCTTAGACGAGCCTGAGGAGCTGAACTTCCTGGCTGCCCACGTGCAGGCGGAAGTGGAAGAAAAGGTGGGGGCCGGGATGGAACCGGAACGCGCCCGGAGAGAGGCCCTCTGGCGGGTTTTTAGCGACCGCCCGGGGTGCTACGGAGCAGGTGTAAGCAACCTCGTCACTGCAAAAAACTGGAAGGACGAAAAGGACTTTGCTGAGGTCTACATCACCTGGGGAGGCTACGCCTACAGCAGGCAGGCCTATGGTGAAGATGCCCGGGAGCCATTCCGCCGGCGCCTGGCGACTTTAGAGGCAACCGTGAAGAACGAAGACACCCGGGAGATCGACATGTTTGACAGCGACGATTTTTACTCTTACCACGGGGGAATGGTGGCAGCGGTGAAGGCTGTGAGGGGCTCTTTGCCGGCCTCTTTCAGCGGCGACAGTTCCGACCCGGCGCGGGTGCGGGTCCGCACGCTTGGAGAGGAAGCCAGGTTCATCTTCCGGAGCAGGGTTCTCAACCCCAAGTGGATCGAGAGCATGAAGAGGCACGGCTACAAAGGGGCGGGAGACCTCTCCCACCTGGTGGAGGTGGCCTTTGGCTGGGACGCCACAGCCGAAGTATTGGAGGACTGGATGTATGAGGAGCTGGCGCGCAAATATGTCTTCGACCCCGCCATGCAGCACTGGTTTAAGGAGGTTAACCCCTGGGCCCTGCAGAACATCACTGAACACCTGCTGGAAGCGATTGAGCGGGGAATGTGGCAGGCGGGCCGGGAAATGGCGGAGGCCCTGAGGGACATCTACCTGGACATAGAAGCAGAGCTAGAGGCCCGGACCGAGAGCTAG